Proteins encoded together in one Mugil cephalus isolate CIBA_MC_2020 chromosome 16, CIBA_Mcephalus_1.1, whole genome shotgun sequence window:
- the foxi1 gene encoding forkhead box protein I1: MNAFGHQPSNQQTSPIQHPSAQELLDMAVYCDNYGVYQQNLHHHHTQRPPTHSSYGLGEYTSPSANPYLWLNGPSINSSPYLPGNNSASYIQSGYGSNQRQFLPPPSGFGGADLGWLSISSQQELFKMVRPPYSYSALIAMAIQNAQDKKLTLSQIYQYVADNFPFYKKSKAGWQNSIRHNLSLNDCFKKVARDEDDPGKGNYWTLDPNCEKMFDNGNFRRKRKRRADLSGADSSALPVKSEDGPHKLSDTASLLSSSPPSLHGSPASTEPKSSPSPSAEHSPCFGSFVSSVNSLLVGAGGGGGAGAGDGSRVGGERDYGSGHLGVLSQTREGMSGLGSYSPTLISPLNSDNNRMNYYSSVQSLSNHFSVNNLIYSREGTEV, from the exons ATGAACGCTTTTGGACACCAACCATCTAACCAGCAGACTAGCCCTATTCAGCACCCCAGCGCGCAGGAGCTCCTGGACATGGCCGTGTACTGCGACAACTACGGTGTTTACCAACAGaatctccaccaccaccacactcaGAGGCCGCCGACTCACTCCAGCTACGGCCTCGGGGAATACACCTCCCCGTCTGCCAACCCGTACCTGTGGCTGAACGGGCCGAGCATCAACTCCTCTCCGTATCTGCCCGGGAACAACAGCGCGTCCTACATTCAGTCTGGATACGGGTCGAACCAGAGGCAGTTCTTGCCGCCTCCCAGCGGCTTCGGCGGTGCGGACCTGGGGTGGCTTTCCATCTCCAGCCAGCAGGAACTCTTCAAGATGGTCAGGCCGCCTTACTCGTACTCGGCACTGATAGCCATGGCCATACAGAACGCCCAAGacaaaaagttgactctgagtCAGATCTACCAGTACGTGGCTGACAACTTTCCTTTCTACAAGAAGAGCAAGGCTGGGTGGCAGAACTCGATTCGCCACAACTTGTCACTGAACGACTGTTTCAAGAAAGTGGCACGGGATGAGGATGACCCCG GTAAAGGGAACTACTGGACGCTGGACCCCAACTGTGAGAAGATGTTCGACAACGGCAACTTCAGgcggaagaggaagaggagagcggACCTGAGCGGAGCCGACAGCAGCGCTCTCCCCGTCAAGTCGGAGGACGGCCCGCACAAGCTCTCGGACACCGCCAGCCTCCTGAGCTCCTCGCCGCCCAGCCTGCACGGATCCCCGGCGTCGACGGAGCCCAAGTCGTCGCCGTCTCCCTCCGCGGAACACAGCCCCTGTTTCGGCAGCTTCGTGTCCAGCGTGAACTCGCTGCTGGTGGGCGCCGGTGGCGGCGGAGGCGCTGGCGCCGGCGACGGCTCCCGGGTCGGCGGGGAGAGGGACTACGGCTCCGGGCATCTCGGGGTGTTGTCTCAGACCAGAGAGGGCATGTCCGGACTGGGCTCCTACTCGCCCACTTTAATCTCCCCTCTGAACTCTGACAACAACAGAATGAACTATTACTCATCGGTACAGAGCCTCTCCAACCATTTTAGTGTTAACAACCTCATATACAGCCGGGAAGGAACAGAGGTGTAG